Below is a genomic region from Anoxybacillus flavithermus.
TTATGAAAGTATATCAAACGATGGAACAGTTAAAAGACGGAGATGTACTAGAAGTAAAAGCAACGGACCCAGGGTTTGCACGCGACATTCAATCATGGTGCAAAAAAACAGGCAATACGTTGTTAAAAACAACGTTTGAAAATAAAACGTTCACCGCATACATTCAAAAAGGAACAAAAACAACTGCTTCCCTTGAAAAAGAAACGAAAAAAGACGGCGCAACGCTTGTTGTGTTTAGCGGCGATTTAGATAAAGCGATCGCATCATTTATTATCGCATCTGGGGCTGCTGCAATGGGTAAAAAAGTAACGATGTTCTTTACATTCTGGGGTCTCAACATTTTACGAAAAAAAGATGCGCCACCTGTACAAAAAGATATGCTTGAAAAAATGTTCGGCATGATGATGCCAAAAGGTGTTCACGATCTTCCATTATCAAAAATGAACATGGCAGGCATGGGTCCAAAAATGATTCAATACGTAATGGAAAAGAAACATGTCGACGATCTCGAAACATTAATGAAAAATGCGATGGCTGCAGGTGTTAAACTCGTCGCTTGTTCAATGTCAATGGACATTATGGGCATTAAAAAAGAAGAACTAATTGACGGAATCGAAATTGGCGGTGTCGCCACATATTTAGGCGATGCAGAAGAAGCAGGATTAAATTTATTTATTTAAAAAAATCGGGCTATCTCGTTACGGAGATAGCCCTTTCAAGTATATTCACAGGGGGATCGGGGGAATACACTTAGCATTATCCATTATGACCGTTCTTTTGTATTTTATACGTATGTTTATAAAATTTTTATGCAATTTTTCGTTTATCTGTCTTTTTATTTTTTACATATCCCGCTAACAAAATAAATGCCGTCACAACAATGAGAAATACGAGCGACTGCGAACCTTGCGGAAAAGCAATCCACCGCTTTATTTGTTCATCCTTTAACAGCATTTCCCCCGCCGTCCACGCTAAAATACCGGAACCAACATACGGAATCCACTTATATTTTTCCATCGCCAACACAATAGCCTTTGATCCAAAAATCATAATCGGAATGCTAATGGCAACACCGAAAGCGATCATGCCGATGTGCCCACCCGAAGCTCCTGCAATCGCCACAACGTTATCTAAACTCATGACCGCATCGGCTACAATAATAGTCCAAATCGCCTTCCATAAACGATCGGCAGCTTGTACGTTTGCTTCTTCCTCTTCGTTAATCAACACTTTATACGCAATCCAAAGGAGCAACAATCCTCCAGCAAAATGAACAAACGGAATTTGCAATAAAAAGACGATAACAGCAGCAAACAATATGCGCAAAATGACTGCTCCAGCAGTACCAAATAAAATCGCCCGATTGCGTTGTTTTTCCGGCAATCGACGTGTAGCCATCGCAATCACAATGGCGTTATCCCCAGATAAAATAATGTCGATCGCAATAATTTTTAACAAAGCGAGAAGCGCTTCTGACGAAATGATCCAATCACCCATTCGAGTTCCCCTTTTTCAATGTACTTCTCCCCTATCTTATCGCGAAGCTCGTCTACATTCAACTTTTCTGTTCCGACATATATGTTAAATTCTCTCTTTATTTTTGCAAAAATCGATCGTTGTAATGTATTTGTAACATAATTTAATGGCTATGTAACAATTTTTCGACATCTTTTTTGCTATAATGTAGTCGTCCATGGAACAAGTCTTTTGGAGGTTCAAGCAATGAAAAAAGCTCTAGCCACTACCGCTCTCTTCATGTTGTTATGTTTCACGTATTTTGCAAGCCCTTTCAAAACAGAGGCTGCCTTTTCAGCAAACATACTGATCGCTGAAGCACATAAAGTCATTGGCACACCGTATCGTGCAGGAGGAACGACACCAAAAGGATTTGATTGTTCCGGTTTTGTTAGTTATACATATAAAAAGGTAGGCGTTTCGCTTCCTCATTCTTCAGAAGCGATGTACGCGAAAGGAAAACCCGTTTCTCTTAACCAACTAGCACCAGGGGATTTACTATTTTTCAAAACATCGAAACATAAAGGGATTTCCCATGTGGCAATCTATATCGGTAATGGCCGCATGATCCATTCGACATCATCCAAAGGTGTTCAAGTAAACTCCATCCATCAATCTTATTGGAAACAACGTTTCGTTGGGGCAAAACGACTATAATGCGAAGGTAAGCACTTCATGCCGAACGTCTTTTCGACGCGAAGTGCTTGCTCTCGACAAAAGCAGGGGACCTTCCCTGCTTTTTTTTCATGATTTTTTCATTTCCTCTCTTATTTTTCCGATATATAATGTATGTAACATGGGGATGATGGAGGGACATAACACCGATGACAAAAAAAGAAAGAAGAACGTTAATTGTAAGTGCAGTTGCTATCATATGTTTTTTGACGATTTTGCTACTCCGTTCGTCGTTATCCTTAACGTTTGAACAAAATCACTTTTTATCCATTCATACATTGCTTGAGTTTTTCAGCATTACAGTTGCGATGGCGATTGCCTTTCAAGGATGGATTTCATTTCCACAAGCATTGTCACGTCGCCGTTTACGTATTGCGACAACGTTTTTAGCCGTCGGCTGCCTTGATTTATTGCATGCGCTTACATATAAACAAATGCCAGGTATTATCGTTGCCGATAGTTCAGTTCAATTAACAACTTCTTTTTGGCTGGCCGCTCGGCTCACACAAGCAATCTTTTTATTGCTCGCTTTTTTACTTCCTGATGGTCCGATTCAAGAAAAAGAGAAGTTTCTAGCTTTCGTCGCTCCATTACTATATGTCGGACTATTGTCGGCGGGAATTGTGCACGTTGCGGAATCCCTTCCACCACTTGTGATTGAAGGAGTGGGGACAACAGCATTTAAAAATAGCGTAGAATATGTAGTTACAACGTTGCACATCATAACGATCATTGTTCTCGTCCGCCACCATAAAGAAAAACGGTTAGCGCCGACGCTTGATGTCATTGTCGGTCTCGTTTTCTTATTTTTAAGCGAGCTTATTTTTACATTGTACCGTAACGTTTATGATGTGTTAAACGTATTCGGACACGCATATAAAGTGATCGGCTTCTCTTATTTTTTACGCGGTTTATATTTAGC
It encodes:
- a CDS encoding peptidase P60 — protein: MKKALATTALFMLLCFTYFASPFKTEAAFSANILIAEAHKVIGTPYRAGGTTPKGFDCSGFVSYTYKKVGVSLPHSSEAMYAKGKPVSLNQLAPGDLLFFKTSKHKGISHVAIYIGNGRMIHSTSSKGVQVNSIHQSYWKQRFVGAKRL